A genomic window from Paenibacillus sp. FSL K6-0276 includes:
- a CDS encoding polysaccharide lyase family 8 super-sandwich domain-containing protein gives MKNVRIVKLLSALIIISLLLPNHALIMAMQDSSDEPSAYTSMNNLVMNGDFEESVTTDDLSSWPNGMKPTYWSVKPWIDSRWGNPNFSLEQVSGSDNHYLKVDLKNDVSDKSRATMKSSKIEVESNTNYEFTIDLALESVSGNNFGFKVIEYDQDNKKIIENILITKQGTLGWSEFSGQISTKEQTKSVVIELWIGVTNALNNGGTIMIDNIRMSPLNNIPVSDIQIAEEIHGQVGTNHQLTAIITPSNSTNQNVTWTSENENVAVVGPDGLVELVGEGITKIIATAEDGGKTAICNVTSVSSSSSDPIVLNGDFEQSEATDDISTWPHAMKPTYWKVNPWLDPRWGNADFTLEQESGNQYVKVDLNSDVGGKVRTSMASSRFEVDPNAKYKFSIDYQLTSVWGNSFGVKVIEYDQNNNKIASTTLFTKQGNSEWSEFSTLIYTNEKTKFIVNEVWFGVNNALDNGGIIKFDNVRMIPQNAEVDEVELPDSATVYQGLTVKLDVVVKPENVANPNVRWTSSNPDIAAVDDQGVVTGVNIGTTVITATSESNPSAIATTMVTVKGFELEQMILPAEIMLEEYDTIKLVPKFIPPHTPNREVIWTSNNPEVASVDPNGLVTGFKAGEAIITATSINNREIKANTNIHVYKDDPATWDEFKKLQMKWKMVLLDGIPYTGNDTFIASLAEQKVKDINKEAQDLWDKLVTLSYRQYLWEDQQMVPGKNSDALVNSSKRLRTMALAFSMEGGELYHNTGLLVDIIESLDWIHENWYIISGDKYGNWWNWDIGAPLRFTDINILLADYLSLEQIKTYTNSIDYYEGDFTKISQTGANLSDVLSYELRLGIVEKNPERLASVRDQMSPLFEYVTTGDGFYLDGSFIQHGTIAYTGSYGEVTIQGTSNLLNMLNESRWEVTDPNVQNVYNWVFDAFAPVIYKGEMMDMVRGRAISRYNQSGHAAAAGVMSSIIRLAEAAPSEVSMEIKQMLKHWILSDQTCNVNQMFTSIQQLDTITSWLNDPSIEAIGDLPNHFELNAMNRSVHKRNDYAFGISKSSKRIWTYELTNGENRKGWYTGDGMTYLYNGDATQYSDDYWSTVDYNRLPGTTVVSRNRDSSQYQYGDGEGAPNNAWAGGTTLDKYGVSGMKLQQIGTQMSVNKSWFMFDNEIVALGSNLTSQDNMMVETTIEQRKINMEGSNVLTVDGEEQPTALGWTDSKSNVKWAHLAGSTPNSDIGYYFPGGQTVKMLRQQQTGTWFDVNKDEKGINGGPKDERVRNYLTMWYDHGTNPQAETYSYVLLPNKSAQEVEAYSLNPNIEILKNEADVQSVRNKKLGITGISFWGELPTKADFVTSNRQSSVMVRENQDHTLEIAVSDPTMENTGIIEIELDKSAASLIEADPQVHVAQLAPTIKLQINVNGSLGQSFYAKFDTDSNRKYAVIAKYGLGSGDYKAGDTVTITANEAPAGKEFDKWTTDNSSVRFANASNKVTTFVMPSEAVTVTATYKDKEATPSTPNPTPNPTPSPTPKPGDDNKPTKPIDPGKPIEQETPKVKLKDLDDHWAKDSIEKSVELGFVSGYEDGTFRPNAMVARGEFATMLAKALKLELDDEFRFADKDETPVWAKPHIQALAKAGFISGYGDGTFQANRAITRTELVVIMVRALGLEVKQNATPVFDDADQVPAWAKPYVATAAEAGLIKGNGKGKFNPNDSSTRAEAVTLILAMLNNRK, from the coding sequence ATGAAAAATGTGAGAATTGTTAAATTATTGTCAGCGCTTATCATAATAAGTTTGCTACTGCCCAATCATGCGTTGATTATGGCGATGCAAGATAGCAGCGATGAACCAAGTGCTTATACTTCGATGAACAATCTAGTAATGAACGGGGATTTTGAGGAAAGTGTGACAACCGATGATCTAAGCTCTTGGCCCAATGGAATGAAGCCTACTTATTGGTCAGTAAAGCCATGGATCGATTCAAGATGGGGAAACCCGAACTTCTCCCTTGAACAAGTGTCAGGCTCAGATAATCACTATCTTAAAGTAGACTTGAAAAATGATGTCAGTGACAAGTCAAGAGCTACAATGAAATCTTCGAAAATTGAAGTGGAGTCTAATACAAATTATGAATTTACAATAGATCTTGCACTTGAATCAGTATCTGGTAATAATTTTGGATTCAAAGTTATTGAATATGATCAGGATAACAAGAAAATTATAGAAAATATTCTAATTACAAAGCAAGGTACATTAGGTTGGAGTGAATTTAGCGGACAAATATCCACAAAAGAGCAAACCAAATCTGTAGTGATTGAGTTATGGATAGGCGTAACGAATGCATTAAATAATGGTGGAACCATTATGATTGATAATATAAGAATGTCCCCTCTGAATAATATTCCAGTTTCAGATATTCAGATCGCCGAAGAGATTCATGGCCAAGTAGGCACTAATCACCAATTAACCGCCATCATCACTCCTTCGAATTCGACCAACCAAAATGTTACTTGGACCAGTGAAAACGAAAATGTAGCCGTTGTAGGACCAGACGGTTTAGTAGAGCTGGTTGGAGAAGGAATTACAAAAATTATAGCAACTGCAGAAGATGGTGGGAAAACAGCAATATGTAATGTTACTTCAGTTTCTAGTAGCAGTTCTGATCCTATCGTATTGAACGGCGATTTTGAGCAAAGTGAAGCAACCGATGATATAAGTACTTGGCCTCATGCAATGAAGCCTACTTATTGGAAAGTAAATCCCTGGCTTGATCCTAGATGGGGAAATGCGGACTTTACTCTTGAACAAGAGTCAGGCAATCAATACGTTAAGGTAGACTTGAATAGCGATGTGGGTGGTAAGGTAAGAACTTCAATGGCATCCTCCCGTTTTGAAGTAGATCCTAATGCAAAATATAAGTTTTCAATAGATTATCAACTTACATCAGTATGGGGTAACAGTTTTGGAGTCAAAGTTATTGAATATGATCAGAATAATAATAAAATTGCAAGTACAACGCTATTCACAAAGCAAGGCAATAGTGAATGGAGTGAATTTAGTACACTAATATACACAAACGAAAAAACAAAATTTATTGTGAATGAGGTGTGGTTCGGTGTAAATAATGCATTAGATAATGGTGGGATCATAAAGTTTGATAATGTAAGAATGATTCCTCAAAATGCTGAGGTTGATGAAGTTGAACTTCCGGATTCTGCAACCGTTTATCAAGGGCTTACAGTGAAGCTGGATGTTGTAGTCAAACCTGAAAATGTTGCCAATCCAAATGTAAGATGGACTTCGAGCAATCCTGATATTGCTGCAGTTGATGACCAAGGTGTAGTAACGGGTGTAAATATTGGCACTACGGTAATTACAGCTACATCGGAGTCTAATCCTAGTGCAATAGCTACCACTATGGTGACAGTTAAGGGGTTTGAGTTGGAACAAATGATTCTACCTGCTGAAATTATGCTTGAAGAATACGATACTATAAAGCTTGTACCAAAGTTTATTCCTCCCCATACACCAAATCGTGAAGTAATTTGGACTTCCAATAATCCAGAAGTTGCATCCGTTGATCCTAATGGTTTGGTAACAGGATTTAAAGCTGGAGAAGCAATTATTACTGCTACTTCAATCAATAATCGAGAAATAAAAGCGAATACCAATATACATGTTTACAAGGATGATCCTGCAACATGGGATGAATTCAAAAAGCTTCAAATGAAATGGAAAATGGTGCTTTTAGATGGAATTCCTTATACAGGAAACGATACATTTATTGCTTCGCTTGCAGAACAGAAAGTTAAGGATATAAATAAAGAAGCACAGGACCTTTGGGATAAGTTAGTTACATTAAGCTATCGTCAATATTTGTGGGAAGATCAACAGATGGTTCCAGGAAAAAATTCAGATGCACTCGTAAACTCGTCAAAGCGTCTTAGAACAATGGCTTTAGCATTTTCCATGGAAGGTGGAGAGCTTTATCATAACACTGGACTGCTTGTCGATATTATTGAATCGTTAGACTGGATACATGAGAACTGGTATATCATTTCCGGTGATAAATATGGGAACTGGTGGAATTGGGATATCGGTGCTCCGCTAAGATTCACGGATATTAATATTCTGCTTGCAGATTATCTAAGCCTAGAACAAATTAAGACTTATACAAATTCGATTGATTATTATGAAGGAGATTTTACTAAAATCTCTCAAACCGGAGCAAATCTCTCAGATGTTTTGTCATATGAGCTTCGATTAGGGATTGTTGAGAAAAATCCTGAGCGTCTTGCTAGTGTGCGCGATCAAATGAGTCCATTATTTGAGTATGTAACAACAGGTGATGGCTTTTATCTAGATGGCTCGTTTATTCAGCACGGAACAATCGCATATACAGGAAGTTATGGCGAAGTAACAATTCAAGGAACAAGTAATCTACTAAATATGTTAAATGAAAGCCGTTGGGAAGTAACCGATCCTAATGTTCAGAATGTATATAACTGGGTGTTTGATGCATTTGCTCCTGTTATATATAAGGGTGAAATGATGGATATGGTACGTGGTCGGGCGATTTCTCGTTATAACCAGAGTGGGCATGCAGCAGCTGCAGGTGTGATGTCGAGTATCATTCGTTTGGCTGAGGCGGCACCGTCTGAAGTTTCCATGGAGATAAAGCAGATGTTGAAGCATTGGATTTTATCTGATCAAACCTGTAATGTTAATCAGATGTTTACAAGCATTCAACAGCTTGATACGATAACGTCATGGCTGAATGATCCTTCGATTGAAGCGATAGGGGACCTTCCCAATCATTTTGAACTCAACGCGATGAATCGCAGTGTTCACAAAAGAAATGATTATGCTTTTGGAATTAGCAAAAGTTCAAAACGAATCTGGACTTATGAACTAACAAATGGTGAAAATCGTAAAGGCTGGTATACCGGAGACGGAATGACTTACCTATACAACGGAGATGCAACGCAGTATTCGGATGATTACTGGTCTACGGTTGATTACAATAGATTGCCGGGTACAACGGTCGTGAGTCGTAACCGTGATTCGAGTCAGTATCAGTATGGAGATGGAGAAGGAGCGCCCAATAACGCTTGGGCTGGCGGCACAACACTCGATAAATATGGTGTTTCCGGTATGAAATTACAGCAGATTGGGACCCAAATGTCGGTAAATAAGTCTTGGTTTATGTTTGATAACGAAATTGTAGCATTAGGTTCAAATCTGACCAGCCAAGATAACATGATGGTGGAGACAACCATTGAACAACGCAAAATAAACATGGAAGGCAGCAATGTTCTAACGGTTGACGGAGAAGAGCAGCCGACAGCGTTAGGTTGGACAGATTCGAAGTCGAATGTGAAATGGGCGCATCTTGCCGGCTCAACACCTAATTCAGATATCGGTTACTATTTCCCAGGCGGACAGACGGTTAAGATGTTGCGTCAACAGCAAACAGGCACTTGGTTCGACGTTAATAAAGACGAAAAAGGTATTAATGGCGGACCAAAAGATGAAAGAGTTCGAAACTATTTGACCATGTGGTATGATCACGGGACAAATCCACAAGCGGAAACGTATAGTTACGTGCTGCTGCCGAATAAGTCAGCCCAAGAAGTTGAGGCGTACTCCCTAAATCCAAACATAGAGATTCTTAAGAATGAAGCTGATGTACAATCCGTTCGAAACAAGAAGTTGGGGATTACTGGAATTAGTTTCTGGGGAGAGTTGCCAACGAAAGCTGACTTCGTAACCAGCAATCGACAATCATCCGTTATGGTGCGAGAGAATCAGGATCATACGTTGGAAATTGCAGTTTCTGATCCAACCATGGAGAATACAGGAATTATTGAGATCGAACTCGACAAATCTGCAGCTAGTCTTATTGAAGCAGACCCTCAAGTTCATGTTGCTCAATTAGCACCGACGATTAAGTTACAGATAAATGTGAACGGCTCCTTAGGACAATCATTCTATGCAAAGTTTGATACGGATTCAAACCGAAAATATGCGGTAATAGCGAAGTATGGGCTTGGCAGTGGGGATTATAAAGCTGGAGACACAGTTACAATAACAGCCAATGAAGCACCAGCTGGCAAAGAATTTGATAAATGGACTACGGATAACAGTAGCGTTAGATTCGCAAATGCAAGTAATAAAGTAACTACATTTGTAATGCCGAGTGAAGCGGTAACAGTAACAGCAACCTATAAGGATAAGGAAGCAACACCTTCAACACCAAATCCAACACCAAATCCAACACCTTCGCCTACACCAAAACCAGGTGATGATAATAAGCCAACTAAGCCAATAGATCCAGGGAAGCCTATTGAGCAGGAGACTCCAAAAGTAAAGCTGAAAGATTTAGATGATCATTGGGCTAAGGATTCAATTGAAAAATCAGTTGAACTAGGTTTTGTAAGTGGTTATGAAGATGGAACTTTCCGACCGAATGCTATGGTTGCACGCGGTGAGTTTGCAACGATGTTAGCTAAAGCGCTGAAATTGGAGCTTGATGATGAGTTTCGTTTTGCTGATAAAGATGAAACACCAGTGTGGGCAAAGCCACACATTCAAGCACTAGCTAAAGCAGGTTTCATTTCAGGATATGGAGATGGTACATTCCAAGCGAACCGAGCTATAACTAGAACTGAATTAGTCGTTATTATGGTCCGTGCTCTAGGTCTTGAAGTAAAACAAAATGCAACGCCAGTGTTCGATGATGCAGATCAAGTTCCAGCATGGGCAAAACCCTATGTGGCAACAGCAGCTGAAGCAGGATTAATTAAGGGGAATGGGAAGGGCAAATTTAATCCGAATGATTCTTCAACTAGAGCAGAAGCAGTTACTTTGATTTTAGCTATGCTAAACAATAGGAAATAA
- a CDS encoding response regulator gives MIKVLIVDDEILVRLALKSGIEWKTHGFELIGEADDGVSALKYIEQYQPHIVITDITMPNMNGIELIREAKKINADIHFIILSCHNDFEFVKEGMKLGAEDYILKLSMNIEKLVDILLNLKDKIKSGPSTRDETMVMKAQESDRLNFIYSLFDDSFQSKDELMNMALELGLSLIGNYYVIGILQFDKQQHAQDSNYSPRISSDDVTLNIIDDIMKGYGMGQVIFFEKGIFLYLFSFQSLMEAEKNLDLIQSICEETVDLIRKFIQIKASCGIGSIVEGISNTKVSYNHAYESLKINFYTGPMSVNRYNPSQNHEEFILKSEEYDQLLQAIEIYDLHLIRVRFIDLLKTMERQQVMRSQNVRMYIHKLIFLIETNIKKITKHIGEYESITRAYMYIQEIHFFNEMIEQIDACLQDFITEAMHEDLYACRTEVFKAKEYVLKNYNQPISVATISKIINMNPDYFSHIFKKEAGINFIDYLNEIRIDKAKELMRKQKYKIYQIAEMVGYNNDSYFIKKFKQITGYKPLEYMNEIKG, from the coding sequence ATGATCAAAGTTTTAATTGTAGATGACGAAATTCTTGTGCGTTTAGCCCTTAAATCAGGTATTGAATGGAAAACCCATGGCTTTGAATTGATTGGTGAGGCGGATGATGGTGTTTCTGCCCTAAAATATATAGAACAATATCAGCCGCATATTGTGATTACTGACATTACGATGCCGAATATGAATGGAATTGAGCTCATTCGTGAAGCAAAGAAAATAAACGCCGATATTCACTTTATTATTTTAAGTTGTCACAATGATTTCGAATTTGTGAAGGAAGGCATGAAATTAGGCGCTGAAGATTATATTCTAAAGCTTTCTATGAATATTGAGAAGCTGGTTGATATATTGTTGAATCTCAAAGATAAGATTAAAAGTGGTCCTTCAACAAGAGACGAAACGATGGTCATGAAAGCTCAAGAATCTGATCGTCTAAATTTCATTTATAGTTTATTTGATGATTCTTTTCAGTCAAAGGATGAATTAATGAACATGGCTTTAGAGTTGGGATTATCACTCATTGGTAATTACTATGTTATAGGTATTCTCCAATTCGATAAACAGCAGCATGCTCAAGATAGTAATTACAGTCCAAGGATAAGCTCGGATGATGTTACGTTGAATATCATTGATGACATTATGAAGGGTTACGGAATGGGCCAAGTTATTTTTTTTGAAAAAGGAATATTTCTATACCTATTTAGTTTTCAATCTCTTATGGAGGCCGAGAAAAATCTTGATCTAATTCAATCTATTTGCGAGGAAACGGTTGATTTAATTCGTAAATTTATTCAGATCAAGGCTTCATGCGGGATAGGCTCGATCGTTGAAGGTATCTCCAATACAAAAGTGTCTTATAATCACGCATATGAAAGCTTAAAAATAAATTTTTATACGGGCCCAATGTCCGTTAATCGTTATAACCCCTCTCAGAATCATGAGGAATTCATACTAAAATCCGAAGAATATGATCAACTATTACAGGCCATTGAGATATATGATTTACATTTAATACGAGTGAGATTTATAGATTTGCTAAAAACAATGGAACGGCAGCAAGTCATGAGAAGTCAGAATGTAAGGATGTATATTCATAAACTGATATTTTTAATTGAAACGAATATTAAGAAAATAACGAAGCACATTGGAGAGTATGAGAGTATTACAAGAGCTTATATGTATATTCAAGAGATCCATTTTTTCAATGAAATGATCGAACAAATAGATGCTTGCCTGCAAGATTTTATAACAGAAGCGATGCATGAGGATCTGTATGCTTGTAGAACGGAAGTATTTAAAGCGAAAGAGTATGTGCTGAAAAATTATAATCAACCTATTAGTGTTGCAACAATTAGTAAAATCATTAATATGAATCCTGATTATTTCAGTCATATCTTCAAAAAGGAAGCAGGTATCAACTTCATTGATTATCTGAATGAAATTCGAATCGACAAAGCTAAAGAGTTGATGAGAAAGCAAAAGTATAAAATTTATCAAATTGCTGAAATGGTAGGCTATAACAATGATAGTTATTTCATCAAGAAATTTAAGCAGATAACAGGTTATAAACCATTGGAATACATGAATGAAATAAAAGGATAA
- a CDS encoding ABC transporter substrate-binding protein: protein MRKMKRVFVSLLMVTLVATLFAGCSNSSKNSSNESSQPDSTGKTQSTSDTDKTEVVVWNFTFKTDEQKAEIIKGFDALGKNIKLTFKPLPQGTTEEIDQKLVTNLIGGEKIDIFDGYVSQYYNFTSKGLLEPLDGYIAKDNFDANALGESNIQMSKIDNKLYGLPYIKSKFMLYYNKDLFDKAGVAYPTDDWTWNDFREAAKKLTSGEGSNKIWGFTMPDWPQTWGGMATQTGLKYVNPDNTLNLDKPAFKDALQFKYDLSMVDKSGPSLAENKTTKTHYAKQFSAGNIGMLISGDWSIGQIASNQNNDFKFKYDITNIPHPEGVAKGTTFGAPRYLLMNSKSDQKTKDAAWEVMKYLSSEDVALILAKYAINLPALNTPKVEETFLKNLPDFVGNGKMVLENVPYVEELPMHVASNAINKAMGEEAELALTGTKSIDQAIADMQKRATDEVNKLVKK, encoded by the coding sequence ATGAGAAAAATGAAAAGAGTATTCGTTAGTTTATTGATGGTTACCTTAGTTGCAACGTTATTTGCTGGATGTTCTAACTCGTCAAAGAATAGTTCCAATGAGAGTTCTCAACCCGATTCAACTGGCAAGACCCAATCTACCTCGGATACAGACAAAACTGAGGTTGTCGTTTGGAATTTTACTTTCAAGACCGATGAGCAGAAAGCGGAAATCATAAAAGGTTTTGATGCGCTTGGTAAAAATATCAAGCTAACTTTTAAACCACTGCCTCAAGGGACAACCGAAGAGATTGATCAGAAGCTAGTCACGAACTTAATAGGCGGAGAGAAAATTGATATATTTGATGGATACGTATCACAATATTATAATTTTACATCCAAAGGCTTGCTTGAACCTTTAGACGGATATATAGCCAAAGACAACTTTGATGCAAATGCTCTAGGCGAAAGCAACATTCAAATGTCCAAGATCGATAATAAATTGTACGGTTTGCCTTATATCAAATCTAAATTCATGCTCTATTATAACAAAGATTTGTTCGATAAGGCTGGGGTAGCTTATCCAACAGATGATTGGACTTGGAATGATTTCAGAGAAGCAGCCAAGAAATTAACATCCGGTGAAGGTAGTAATAAAATATGGGGATTTACTATGCCAGATTGGCCACAAACTTGGGGAGGAATGGCAACACAAACAGGTTTGAAATATGTTAATCCTGATAACACTTTAAATCTGGATAAGCCTGCGTTCAAGGATGCACTTCAATTTAAGTATGATTTGTCCATGGTTGATAAGAGCGGCCCATCTCTAGCAGAAAATAAAACAACGAAGACCCATTATGCGAAGCAATTTAGCGCTGGTAACATCGGAATGTTGATCTCAGGCGACTGGTCAATTGGTCAAATTGCATCTAATCAAAATAATGATTTTAAGTTTAAGTATGATATCACTAATATTCCTCATCCAGAGGGTGTAGCAAAAGGCACTACGTTCGGTGCTCCGCGATATCTTCTTATGAATTCTAAATCAGATCAAAAAACAAAAGACGCAGCTTGGGAAGTAATGAAATATTTAAGCTCTGAAGACGTAGCGCTTATTCTAGCGAAATATGCAATTAATTTACCAGCTCTCAATACACCAAAGGTAGAAGAAACATTCCTGAAAAATCTTCCGGATTTCGTCGGAAACGGAAAAATGGTATTGGAGAATGTACCATATGTTGAGGAATTACCAATGCATGTGGCCAGTAATGCGATTAATAAAGCAATGGGAGAAGAAGCAGAACTTGCTCTAACAGGTACTAAGTCAATAGATCAGGCCATTGCAGATATGCAAAAGCGCGCTACCGATGAAGTGAACAAGTTAGTCAAGAAGTAA
- a CDS encoding sugar ABC transporter permease, with amino-acid sequence MSASKINRRESMWGFLFLLPNLIGFVLFSLIPVVVAFVLSLTDWDGISKINFMWFENYIDLFKDESFRIALYNTFIYTIAFVPLTLFLGLMIAMLLNNKLKGIGVYRLIYFIPYIASAVAISYVFSALLHPTLGPINNMLRSFGIDNPPQWLTSPNWAMFSVIVMSVWKNFGYYVVMFLAGLQGVPSSLYEAATIDGAGGWNKFKHITIPLITPVTFFCIIMATINSFKVFDQVYILTEGGPGRATTTIVQYIYESSFQNYQMGYASAAAVVLFGIIFIVTLVQYRGQNKWVNY; translated from the coding sequence TTGAGTGCGTCGAAAATTAACCGACGAGAATCGATGTGGGGATTTTTATTCCTCCTGCCTAATTTGATAGGTTTTGTCTTGTTTTCACTAATACCTGTCGTTGTTGCATTCGTACTAAGTCTCACGGACTGGGATGGAATTAGTAAGATTAATTTTATGTGGTTTGAAAATTATATAGATTTATTCAAGGATGAATCGTTTAGAATTGCTCTGTATAACACCTTTATATATACGATTGCTTTTGTTCCATTGACATTGTTTCTTGGATTAATGATTGCCATGTTGCTAAATAACAAATTGAAGGGGATCGGCGTATATCGATTAATTTATTTTATACCTTATATAGCGTCAGCAGTTGCAATCTCTTATGTATTCAGCGCGCTATTACACCCGACGCTAGGACCGATAAATAATATGCTACGGAGCTTCGGTATAGACAATCCCCCACAATGGCTAACAAGTCCTAACTGGGCAATGTTTTCTGTCATCGTGATGTCCGTGTGGAAGAACTTTGGTTATTATGTGGTGATGTTTCTGGCAGGTTTGCAGGGAGTTCCGAGTTCACTTTATGAGGCTGCTACTATTGATGGAGCTGGTGGTTGGAACAAATTCAAACACATAACAATACCTTTGATTACTCCTGTAACCTTCTTCTGTATCATTATGGCGACAATCAACTCCTTTAAAGTGTTTGATCAGGTTTATATCTTAACAGAAGGTGGACCAGGAAGAGCAACAACGACAATTGTTCAGTATATTTATGAATCGTCTTTTCAGAATTATCAAATGGGTTATGCAAGTGCAGCAGCCGTTGTGTTATTCGGAATTATTTTTATTGTAACGCTTGTTCAATACCGTGGACAGAATAAATGGGTTAATTACTAG
- a CDS encoding carbohydrate ABC transporter permease gives MTTIGVQRHKLLSPQKVNHLLIHIILISLGLVMTVPFIWMLSSSLKPEVDIFKMPIEWIPSTITWSNYAALFSERFNFGLFYKNTFIIASSVTILQLITCSLAGYAFSKIKFKGRDTIFLCYLGTMMVPFQVTMIPLFIIMRILGLVDTQLSIILMSAFSAYGVFLLRQFYLTLPIEISEAAMIDGCNHFQIYYRIMLPNIIPAMSTLILFTFLGQWNDFIVPFIFLNSPENFTITIGLKAFVSDYDVEFGKIMAGTAMSIIPILAIFFAVQKQFIEGVALSGIKG, from the coding sequence ATGACAACTATAGGCGTACAACGTCACAAATTGTTAAGCCCCCAAAAAGTCAATCATCTTTTGATTCATATCATTCTAATCTCGTTAGGCCTAGTAATGACTGTGCCGTTCATTTGGATGTTATCGTCTTCGTTAAAGCCGGAGGTCGATATATTTAAAATGCCTATTGAGTGGATTCCGTCGACAATCACGTGGTCCAATTATGCTGCTTTATTTTCGGAAAGATTTAATTTTGGTTTGTTTTACAAGAATACTTTTATTATTGCCAGTTCAGTTACTATATTACAGCTAATCACATGTTCTTTGGCAGGCTATGCCTTCTCAAAAATTAAATTTAAGGGAAGAGATACCATCTTCCTATGTTACTTGGGTACGATGATGGTACCGTTCCAAGTAACGATGATCCCGTTATTTATCATTATGAGAATCCTTGGTCTAGTCGATACTCAATTATCCATTATTTTAATGAGTGCCTTTAGCGCTTACGGTGTTTTCTTGCTTCGACAATTCTATCTAACCTTGCCGATCGAAATATCTGAGGCTGCGATGATTGATGGTTGTAATCATTTCCAAATTTATTATCGGATTATGCTTCCGAATATAATACCAGCGATGTCAACGTTAATCTTATTTACTTTTCTCGGGCAGTGGAACGACTTTATTGTACCGTTTATTTTCCTGAATTCTCCTGAAAACTTCACGATAACGATAGGTCTTAAAGCATTTGTATCTGATTATGATGTAGAATTTGGCAAGATTATGGCAGGCACGGCCATGTCGATCATTCCGATATTGGCTATCTTCTTTGCAGTTCAGAAGCAATTTATCGAAGGAGTGGCTTTATCTGGTATTAAAGGTTAG